In the Rhodospirillaceae bacterium genome, one interval contains:
- a CDS encoding PhoH family protein translates to MTPPAKHSALSKSTETSVDLSFADNNLALELFGSHHANLARVEQAVDVKIFARGNTVAVSGSVDAVSAAVSVLNGLYERLERGNAVGPDEVDAVLRMALADGGDVRDADLTIRTRRKHISPRSSMQATYLRAIEDNDLVFGLGPAGTGKTYLAVAKAVEKLMKGEVDRLILSRPAVEAGENLGFLPGDMREKVDPYLRPLYDAIDDMMPPDQVAKRMESGEIEIAPLAFMRGRTLSNAFVILDEAQNTTAVQMKMFLTRLGENARMVVTGDLSQVDLPRGVRSGLRDALDVLQDVDGISFVHFSEKDVVRHRLVTRIVKAYDSIENNRHASARYEHTTKQSSSDDDK, encoded by the coding sequence ATGACACCTCCGGCTAAACATTCGGCCTTGTCAAAATCGACTGAAACTTCTGTTGACCTGTCGTTTGCGGATAATAATTTGGCGCTCGAATTGTTCGGATCTCATCATGCGAACTTGGCTCGGGTTGAACAGGCTGTGGACGTCAAAATTTTTGCCCGCGGTAATACGGTCGCGGTTTCCGGCTCTGTGGACGCCGTTTCTGCTGCGGTCTCTGTTCTCAACGGCCTTTATGAACGTTTGGAGCGCGGCAATGCAGTTGGTCCGGACGAGGTCGATGCGGTCTTGCGTATGGCCCTTGCCGACGGTGGCGATGTGCGCGATGCAGACCTGACAATTCGCACCCGGCGAAAACACATTTCACCGCGCTCTTCAATGCAGGCGACGTATTTGCGGGCCATCGAGGACAATGACTTGGTGTTTGGTTTAGGACCTGCGGGAACCGGCAAAACCTACTTGGCTGTGGCCAAGGCGGTGGAAAAATTAATGAAGGGGGAGGTGGATCGGTTGATCCTATCGCGCCCCGCAGTGGAGGCCGGGGAGAACTTAGGATTCTTGCCGGGCGATATGCGGGAAAAAGTTGATCCCTATTTGCGACCGCTCTACGACGCCATTGATGACATGATGCCGCCCGATCAAGTGGCCAAGCGCATGGAGTCGGGCGAAATTGAAATTGCACCCTTGGCGTTCATGCGCGGGCGCACGCTTTCCAATGCGTTTGTGATCTTGGACGAAGCACAAAATACAACGGCCGTACAGATGAAGATGTTTCTGACTCGGTTGGGAGAAAACGCGCGCATGGTCGTCACCGGCGATCTCAGCCAGGTCGACTTGCCGCGCGGTGTTCGCTCTGGCCTGCGCGATGCTTTGGATGTGTTGCAGGACGTGGACGGAATTTCATTCGTGCACTTCAGCGAAAAGGATGTCGTGCGTCATCGCTTGGTCACGAGAATCGTAAAAGCTTATGATTCAATCGAAAACAATCGGCACGCCTCAGCCCGGTACGAACATACGACAAAGCAGAGCAGTTCCGACGATGACAAATAA